GATTGAGAGGGGTAGAAAACTGTATACAAGGCAACAAGAAGTGATTTTGCACACCAACGATTCTGCATTGGCCTCGACAATATACCAGCAACAAAATGGTCCATTTAGCTGTTAAATGGGcaagaaaactttttttctGATTTAAAAGTGTTGAGCCTGCCAACATTAATCAGAGAAATCTGAACTTAGCAGTACGGGCGAGTGATTTTAGCGCCAACTGATTGATACAGAGTCATCTACTCCTACTAAGTGAAAATTGTTTACAGAAGCAAATCATCCAAATCCAAACTCACGAAAGGAcgcagtaattttttttttttttttgcactaaCATCATCCTCTCCCATGGCAAATATTAGCACACAAGAAACTCTCTCCAGCCTTTCTCAATTAGGCCAAACCAACGAGTTTCTCGCTAACCTCCCACACTTTACGAGCCTTCTCTGCATCACTAGCTTCTTGAGATAGCTGATTCTCAAAAGAAGCCGAGTCCTTGTTCCAGCTCCAGTATACCCCTGATTTTGTCAAGCTTGGATCACTCACAACCTAAACAAGAAAGAGCAGATTATGTTATTGCATGTTATACAAACCCATAGCAGagcatttttatttctatagttTCCCCTGTTTTGGTTACCTGAGCAAGTCTTTTTCCAGCATCTTCCTCGGAGACGAAGCCCTTAGTGATGTACTTTTGGAATGGAGGGAATAGAAGCCTGAACAAAGGAATGTGCTCCCTGAACAAGCCTGTTGTGGCAATGCAACCTGGGTAAAGGGAAGCAAATGTAATGCCAGTTTCTTCATGGAAACGCCTGTGGAACTCTTGCATAGTGAGCATGTTGCAGACTTTGCTATCCTTATAGGCTTTGGCACCATCAAATTCACCACCATCAATCATAGCTGAGCTGTTTAGCCCATTCAAGCCCCCTGCAAGTCCCCTCAAGTCACCAAGATTGGCCTTGGGAGGAACATTGCCAGCCAATGTATTTGTGTTCCCTAAAACATTTCACAGAAACAACACCAAATTTAGTGTAAACAATCGAAACATATTCACAAGAAAGTGAACCTTAAATGTATTATAGTGTATATACCAGTAATTGAGCCAACAATTATGAGACGTTTCGATGGGTAATCAGATTTCTTCATGTCCTCAAGCAGCAATCTTGAAAGGAGGAAATGACCGAGATGGTTAGTTCCAACACTAAGTTCAAATCCTTCAGCAGTGAATGTAGGCTCTTTTGCAGTTGGCAGGTAAACAGCAGCATTGCAAACTAGCACATCAAGTGTCCTTCCTGATCGCCTAAAGGTATCCACAAATTGGCGGACACTGTCGAGTGAAGCAAGGTCCAGATGCATAATGGTGCAGTTCTCTTTGGCAATGCCAGCTGATTTAGCAGCCCTTTCTGCCTTGAGGAAGTCTCTGCAGGCCATAATTACATGCCATTTTCCAGTTTCAGCTAGAGCCTTAGCTGCTGCAAGACCTAATCCAGAGGAGGCACCAGTGACAATGCAGCATCCCTGTCTAAGAGTTTTCTTGCCTTCTGAAGAAGCCCTGTTGACTGCTGGAGTAGCAGTGGCCATTGTTTGGGCTCTTACAGTCCCAACTCTTTGGTTGAATTCCCTCTGCGGTGAATAATATTATACAAATGAATTCATTAGAAAAATCCCTTGCAATTTTcagccaaatttttttttttttaaaaaaaaagcaagaatgAACCGGCATAGTAGCTACCTTCCACTTCAATGCAGAAGAGCTAAAGTCAGCTTTGACATGGTCTGAGAGTGAAACTCCAAGCAAGCTTGACTCCTTCAAAGATGCACTAGATTTTCCCTGCATAGACAAAACCACTGCCAAAATCAACACTAAATTTTCCTTCAATGCaacaagtaaaaacaaaaacaaaacaaagcactGCTAGTATCTGACCTCTTTAGGGACAACAAAAGCAGAGGAAACCAAAGAAGCAGCCTGGAGAGCCATTACCGCTTGCAAAGCAAACTCTGTGCCTCGTAAAATGGGTTTTCAAATCCTTTGTTTTAAGGACTACAGATTTTGTATACAGTGCTGACTGAAGTGAAGAGCTCTGCTTAGAAGTGTGCAAAGGAGCGTGTTTGGAATTATATATGTGATGTGTGTGTTGGGGGGAGGATATTTTTGGCAGACAGGATAAGATCATTAGCAGCAATTGTATCTTCCACATCACTCCCAAGCACCAATGAGATTTTGGGTTCTGGATT
This genomic interval from Populus alba chromosome 1, ASM523922v2, whole genome shotgun sequence contains the following:
- the LOC118037415 gene encoding protochlorophyllide reductase, chloroplastic — protein: MALQAASLVSSAFVVPKEGKSSASLKESSLLGVSLSDHVKADFSSSALKWKREFNQRVGTVRAQTMATATPAVNRASSEGKKTLRQGCCIVTGASSGLGLAAAKALAETGKWHVIMACRDFLKAERAAKSAGIAKENCTIMHLDLASLDSVRQFVDTFRRSGRTLDVLVCNAAVYLPTAKEPTFTAEGFELSVGTNHLGHFLLSRLLLEDMKKSDYPSKRLIIVGSITGNTNTLAGNVPPKANLGDLRGLAGGLNGLNSSAMIDGGEFDGAKAYKDSKVCNMLTMQEFHRRFHEETGITFASLYPGCIATTGLFREHIPLFRLLFPPFQKYITKGFVSEEDAGKRLAQVVSDPSLTKSGVYWSWNKDSASFENQLSQEASDAEKARKVWEVSEKLVGLA